The following are encoded together in the Lactuca sativa cultivar Salinas chromosome 1, Lsat_Salinas_v11, whole genome shotgun sequence genome:
- the LOC111881111 gene encoding uncharacterized protein LOC111881111, producing the protein MKKKILLFKVDFDKAFDSVNWSFHDAIMKQMGYGMKWCNWIHGCLTSSRSLVIVNGSPTKEFSLEKGVMQGDPLSIFLFIIAMEGLNIAMKSTCDKGIFQGLKIPKSNNMVSHLFYADIALFIGEWTENNIKNLARILRCLHISSGLKVNFHKSKVFEVGSSLHETSRMAAPLGCQPASLPFTYLGVPVGANMNLQK; encoded by the coding sequence ATGAAAAAGAAGATATTACTATTCAAGGTAGACTTTGATAAGGCATTTGACTCCGTTAACTGGAGTTTTCATGATGCAATTATGAAGCAAATGGGGTATGGTATGAAATGGTGCAATTGGATTCATGGATGCTTGACTTCATCTAGATCTTTAGTTATTGTTAATGGCTCTCCCACTAAAGAGTTTTCACTTGAGAAAGGGGTTATGCAAGGAGACCCCCTATCCATATTTCTATTCATAATTGCTATGGAGGGTCTCAATATAGCAATGAAATCTACCTGCGATAAAGGGATATTTCAAGGTCTTAAAATCCCAAAGTCAAACAATATGGTTTCGCATCTCTTTTATGCAGACATTGCCCTCTTCATAGGTGAATGGACTGAAAATAATATCAAAAACTTGGCACGAATACTTCGCTGCCTCCATATCTCTTCAGGACTTAAAGTGAACTTCCACAAATCAAAGGTGTTCGAAGTTGGTTCATCGCTGCATGAGACTTCCCGAATGGCAGCCCCACTTGGGTGTCAACCTGCAAGTCTCCCGTTTACTTACCTTGGAGTACCGGTAGGTGCCAATATGAACCTCCAAAAGTAA
- the LOC111881110 gene encoding agamous-like MADS-box protein AGL62: protein MVITSVAGDTLMNKKRTKGKQKIDIKKIEDPNSLQVAFSKRRTGLFKKAAEICVLTGAQIAILVTSPADRFYGFRHPNTDVLFDDFLNDNNTYAATNTTTGGETGTTQKNYLSPAPPPIMEEFNQHYSEVSRELEAEKKRGGKIPESSGASRWYEEPVDGLDVEEAQQYLCSLDELKKKVLTRAVELMMINKSSALFFGSNNGIQPPVDIPSNAVVDDGGFNFEYDGNFGNF from the coding sequence ATGGTTATAACCAGTGTCGCCGGAGATACTCTCATGAACAAGAAAAGAACTAAAGGCAAGCAAAAGATTGATATAAAGAAGATAGAAGACCCCAACAGCCTCCAAGTCGCCTTCTCTAAACGCCGCACCGGACTTTTCAAGAAAGCCGCTGAGATCTGTGTCTTGACCGGAGCCCAAATCGCCATCCTGGTTACTTCCCCCGCTGATCGGTTCTATGGCTTTCGCCACCCCAACACCGACGTCCTGTTTGACGACTTTCTGAATGACAACAACACATACGCTGCCACCAACACCACCACCGGAGGAGAGACGGGAACCACCCAGAAGAACTATCTATCGCCGGCGCCACCGCCTATAATGGAGGAGTTCAATCAACATTACTCTGAGGTTTCGAGGGAGTTGGAGGCTGAGAAGAAGCGGGGAGGAAAGATTCCGGAGAGCAGCGGCGCATCACGTTGGTACGAAGAGCCTGTTGATGGGCTGGATGTGGAGGAGGCTCAACAGTATCTTTGTTCGTTGGATGAGTTGAAGAAGAAGGTTCTGACGAGAGCTGTTGAACTGATGATGATCAACAAGTCTTCTGCTTTATTCTTTGGTTCGAACAACGGCATTCAACCGCCGGTGGATATTCCTTCAAACGCAGTAGTCGACGACGGTGGTTTTAACTTCGAGTACGACGGGAATTTTGGGAATTTTTAG